Within the Zea mays cultivar B73 chromosome 10, Zm-B73-REFERENCE-NAM-5.0, whole genome shotgun sequence genome, the region ctcgggcaggcttcgtcgagaagcaaccttggccaaatcgcctcaccaaccgaccgtatcgcaggcgcattcaatgcggggatcgccttacaccttatcctgacacacgtgcctcagtcggcaaggtcgaaatgaccacagtcacttcgcccttccactgaccgacctgacaggaaaacagcgccgctcgctccgctccgactgctgtgccacccaccaggatgAGGCTGGCAAACagctaagttcagcctcaggcgcaaccggaagctccgcctcgcccgaccttgggccttggcctcggaaggtggtcgtcgcctcgcccgaccccagggctcggcctcaacctcggcctcggaaggtggtctccgcctcgcccgaccccagggctcagcctcaacctcgacctcgggaggaatcgcgtcctcgcccgaccccggcctcggcctcaggaggagtctccgcctcgcccgaccttgggctcggaccgaccgcgccatgggggatacatcattaccctacccctagctagctcaggctacggggaacaagaccggtgtcccatctggctcaccccggtaaacgagtaatgatggctccccgcgtgcgtccatgacgacggcggttctcagcccctacggaagcagggagacgtcagcaagatcccagcagccccgacagctgtgcttctacaggactcaagcgctcctccgacggccacgttaccgcgtacacagggctctagcacccctccgacagccacgttggcatgtacacagggctcaggcacctctctgccgggcacgttagcgcatagctacacccccattgtacacctagaccctctccttgcatctataaaaggaaggtccagggcctccatgcgggagggtcgcgcgggagaacgagctgatgaacaggctcactctctttctcgcgaacgcttgtaacccctactacgagcgcatcccctggcgcaggataacacaagccgcgttttcccccttgtgttccatctcgcgccaacccatctgggctggaacacgcagcgacaattttactcgtcggtccaaggaccccccagggtcgaaacgccgacaatatagcAGTACCGCTGTGCATATACAGCAGTGACGATGTGCATATATATCAGTACCGATATGCATATATATAATACTACGGGTATGTAAAATAATATCTACAAACTCGGGAAGAAATACCTGAAACGGCGACGTTGCCGAAGTATTTGAAGGTCGAGCGATACCACGGAGCTAAAAGAACTGCAGAGGCTCTTCAATCGGGGCTCCAGAATCCAAGAGAGATGCAATGAGAGTTTTTTTTAAGATAACGCGCCCGATTGGAGAAATATGCAAACGGATTCAAATCACGCATAGCTTATAACTAAGGGAACAACTTCAAATCGACAAAAATACCTCAAGCGGCGACGGAAACCTCGATGTGTTTCAAGTTGGAGCGATAACCTGGAACTTCACGGGAAGCAATGGCTCTTCAATCAGGGCTCCAAAACCACAGATTGATGCAGCGGAGATGGATGGAAGAGGCGGAAGTCGCCTGGCCACTCGCCTCGGTCGCCGGGattcagggtctccttcctgttcGGCGGATGCAGATGCTAGAAAACACTATGGACTCGCGCGGGTTTATCTCGAGTGATTGCGCGAATACAGTTTTGGAAACCGGGAAACGGGGGGAAGACGTGCGTGGCTAACGGCGACCGTGAGTGGGTATATGCTGACCAGGTTTGGTTCAACCAAAAAGTACATATTGACTGGCCTGGGCTTTCTCTATTATTAGAATCACagggctcttaatatataaactatatatatatatatagagagagagggtGTGAGCCTGTAAGTGGTTGCGTTTCACCGGATGTAATTATGTTCAGTACTATAAAAAATGCATCCTTAATAATAAAAAAATACGCAAGCAACGTCATTAATTTGAGTGTACATAAAATAGCTAGGAAATTGACAATCAAAGCACATACAGATACAACAACATTTCATGCCGTGGTATAGATAAAATCAAATGGACTTTTTGATAGACAGGAGTGCCCCTATGATCCCGCCAACAGCACCAATGCCGGTGACAACCGCGGCGATGGCTTTCTTGTGGTTGTGGAGAAACCCATGTATCTTGGTCTTTATGAGGCTATTTTCCCTGTAAATCGCGATGTCTTGCATGATGCGATAGTAGCGCGGTCCCATGCGCAGATTCTGGAAGTTGGTGAAGAAGCAGAGCGCCTCCTCATTGGTGAGCCCTCCTCCTCTCTGGATGATACCTCTCTCCCGTAGCTCCTGAACTTCCTCCTCCCTGTATACCAAATTAGCCAGGAGCAGAACGTAGGAGCAGACAGCAGAGTCCTCTTCCTTGGCACCTCCAAAACTCTCCACCGCGCACAGCTCATGAGCCGCCATGTTGACGAGGTAGCTTGCACGATCGCGGTCCAGGGACAGCGGCGCCAAGCAAAGCTCGGTGAAAACAGCCCCTGCTTTCGGACGATTGAGATGCATGTCAATGAGCTGCATCGTCTTGTTGGCCTTGAGTGTGATGCCGATCTCGGCAAGGTCCATGGCGCTGGCAGAAAACGACATGTTCTTGGGCTCCGGTTTCTCTTCCTCGTCATCGTCGATGTCGCACTCGCATCTTCGGCCAACAATGTAGTACCGGAGGAGGCCAAGGAGATGAGGTGGATTGTAGTCTTCATACCAGATAAAAGGCTTCGGTTCAGGAGGCTCACGATGGTCGTACGGCATCATACAGCGTCTCATTCTGTGAACGAAGCTCTTGGGTATCGTCGATGGTTGTGGCATAAATCTCATGACTGCTTCGACCACCATCCATGGGAGCTGGTTCTCAAGCAGCATGATGTCATGGAAGATGTCGTAGCGGTTATGCCTCAAGTAAACCTGCAAGCTCTTATCAATTTTGGAGGAACCAGCCCGTGAAAGCATGAACTGCACCAAGAAGCAAGCGTCGAAGAACATCATATGCCGGAAGTCATCTTCGGCAACGCCTTGTATCGCATCCTTGTCGTACAAGTCATAGGCGGCGTCTGCGACGGGGATCAGCTCTTCATACATCTCCTTCAGTAACTTGCCTGTCCCGGTACACTGCCAGGCAGCAACCTGCTTCACTTCCTCCGCCTTCTTGAGGTGCTCCATGCCACAGTGGTAGGGGCCGATGGCCACAATCCTCGGCACGGTATAAGATTTATCGACAGCACCAAGGCATGCTGGGTATCTATGCATCTTCTCTTTCATCATCTCCATATCAGCCTTAAACCGGTCTACTACTTTTCTCACCTCGCTCCTGCTAGTGCTAGCATCGTCACTATCGTCGTTCGAGGAGATCTTTGCTGCTTTGGCAACAATATTACTGTTGTGTTGTGAGGCTGCAGAATAGTACTCAGCGAGGTGGTGCTGCAGCTGCACATCATAGTCATATGCTTGGAGGCCGCAGGCACCACCAGGTATGTCGATGGACGCATAATCCACAGGGGTCCAGTTCGCCAGTTGAAACTCTGCAACAGCTTCCATGATCTGCAGGAAGACAAATGGAGAAATGAAATCAGACATTTAACAAAACTTAGAGATACATCATACCAATTAATGACTCGCATCGCATGTACATATGTCTCGAATTATGATCGCATGCAAACACAACTTTGTGTACTAAGGACCCAAGCAGAGAGAAGAGAATGAAAGACTACTTACAGCCGGGCCAGAAGAAGCACAGCCTTTTCCTTAGCTTGCAATGTTGACACCTTATATATATAGACAGAGCTGGCAGAATGTGATCTAAAACGTTGCCCAATTGGTTTATGTCAACGTTTAGGTACAGTATATATTATCTTGATGCATGCATGTTGCTGGCACTCACCACAAGATCTACAGCTACACCTAACCATAAAATACAAGAAAAAAAACAGAGATAGAGAAGAGGGAAAGTAAAGGTTCTTGTCAGAGATATTAAAGAAAAGAATTATCTACCGGGGATTATTGTTATTGTTATattgtgctgctgctgctggtggatGTAGACAAAAGCATGTGGTCACTCTAACAATAAGCATGTGATAATGCCGATGGCATTGTTGCTGCTCGATCACTCTAACAAGCATGTGGTCGCGTGTACACAATAGACGCATGCATGTGCGTTAGGCATACTAACCTGACACTCACACAATACACTACTACAGGATGAGTCATTTGCCCGAGGTGGCAAAATTTTGTATGGCATGTTGGTATGTACTCCCTTAATTCTTAAATATATAACACcattaatttttttaaaaaaaaaactttgatcactcgtcttattcaaaaataTAAAATTTAATTCATGCTCAAATAACATTAAGTGATAAacaaatcataataaaataaatgataattcacattttttttgaataagacgagtagtcaatttttttaaaaaaaaatcaacGATGTCATATATTTAAGAACAGAGGTAGTATATATGTTAGATATCTATGGCGTTCTGATGCTCCACTGTGCTGAGTCGAACTGAAAGTAGTGGATCACAACGAGTTAACTAGCACGTAGAACTAATGTCATTGGCTAATCACGCGAGGATAGACGTGATTAGATCTAAAACACTATAGCTAGTAGAGAGTTCGAGGCTTTAGGTCATGTTTGGAAGCAATCTAGTTTTTAAGaaactagtttttatcttttaatTAGAAGAGACCAGCTTCTtagtttttaagaaactggtAATCCAATTGCTATAAACTGATATATAAAccctaccggaatttggctctttgccgagtgccatattctttgacgagtgttttatttcgggcactctgcaaagtgctctttgccgagtgccacgcaaaaaatcctcggtaaaacaaaacactcggcgaagaagctctttgccgaatgtcacaaatacaacactcggcaaagagctctttgccgagtgttttttctccaacactaggcaaagatgatttaaaaatcacattttaaagtagtaaattaattcaaataaaaaagttttcaactacaaatttgtataactcattatgatgtacaatttatatattgaacatttcttcatatgacaaaataaaaataaatttgttcataaaacctatatttctctcgtagtttatgaaactacgagagagacgtatagaatttgtgcatattgttagaaccatcatctgagataaacaaattgtgggggacagatatcccccgggtccactaaaagagtaaaagacctcacgaaaggcccaagggcccgataaatcgtaaggtcattctttcgtgggcctggggagggacaatcagcagagcagatcgacatgaagccggattgatgccagcccggacggcccacaacgtcgagcgagcgaccacaacagagatccgactttcccgcgccggagcccccatacaacggagccatgcgaggataggtcggcagaactacagggagataaactcaaacagttcactatcttttagccacacattgttatcatatccacgtgtattgccccacggtcgagtatataaggcctaaggggcaccccttcagaacgatcgaccctattactcagccacaCACCTCAGCTCTCTGCATTCCCAATtcggagagctcccttgtaacctcattcaccaagcatacccaccaggacgtagggtgttacgcatctctaagcggcccgaacctgcaaacattgtccactgtccctcgtgcatctggcacgaaccattttgctacagtcgtcgacaccgtcctactcctaaaaacacctcaaggggcaaccccgggtgtgcggtcggacccaaaacaccgacagctggcgcgccaggtagggggtgtgtcgacattcaagctagctcaatggtcgtcaccttccacagcaagatcaccctccgtcccggatccgtattctgcttcggaacaatctcatccgtagcagatgaagagggaactctacatcgcatcacggatccgccggaaaagaagtctcctccaacaaactccgaaaatgtcggagaagcgcaacctccagctctccggaaaaagatcgtctccggaaagtcaggggccgagggcccgctgacccggagaactccactgtcttcttccccgacaaaagaatggacacagatcgcgaggaagaaggagaccaaggggaagcaagttgttctttccgttcctccgccctcaaaggagaacggaaagaaggtcgccacgacagcagcaccattctatcccgacgtcctcttcatcgggagagtggagtcgcctaccgtctccgacgacgagccgaccgcacccggagaagaaccacctcaacgagaatcccgtcgacggagaaaccggcgcaggaacgttcgacggcatcacgcggccggagaacgggatccggagcaacctgtctcgtgggacgaggtctcggagataggagaaactctggaggaacgcgtcttcagagaacgaaggaactcctgaCGACGTGATCGTCGCCGGGcttaggaacaagccgagcaagatgcaaggcaacgccgggagaatccattcttcgggcgcaacctgaatcccgacttcgcccgagccatgaacacgccgagcgaagttggaggggtactagctcggatagctgatggactccctcggactcccgacgccgagggctaccgacgactgttcacccaggcagccaaccatcttctaccacttgctcacccgccgaacgatctacgacacgccatcaacagtcgccgagacgcgcgaagctctatcaatgcttcgcgtgaacgacggcatgagaacgagatccgccgccgggaggagtacgacagggatcatggcatcccagctcggagccaggccaccagaactgagtcggcaacagcctcaactggcggaactacccggggacggtcgaggaaccacaacaactactcccctccccgggacagacatcatccccgacgacaggaggacacatgcggagtgtctgctcttactccgtgccttagggccatccaatggcctcccaacttcaaggtatccaatgtcgacaaatatgaacctaagcaggatccagggggttggctagccgtctacaccaccgctgctcgagctgccggggcgtccgaagacgtgatgaccgcgtacttacccattgtccttgggcaagacacgctgcaatggctgcgacatctaccccgacactgcatcgacgactggggcgacttcagtcgacgcttcaccgccaatttccagtccctctccgacaaaccggcacaaccatgggacctcaaatccatcaagcgccggggggacgaaactctccggtcgtaccttaaaaggttccagaccatgagaaatcgtatccccgaggtcacggaggcggccgtgatcgaggacttctacagaggatccaa harbors:
- the LOC103641479 gene encoding UPF0481 protein At3g47200 — encoded protein: MEAVAEFQLANWTPVDYASIDIPGGACGLQAYDYDVQLQHHLAEYYSAASQHNSNIVAKAAKISSNDDSDDASTSRSEVRKVVDRFKADMEMMKEKMHRYPACLGAVDKSYTVPRIVAIGPYHCGMEHLKKAEEVKQVAAWQCTGTGKLLKEMYEELIPVADAAYDLYDKDAIQGVAEDDFRHMMFFDACFLVQFMLSRAGSSKIDKSLQVYLRHNRYDIFHDIMLLENQLPWMVVEAVMRFMPQPSTIPKSFVHRMRRCMMPYDHREPPEPKPFIWYEDYNPPHLLGLLRYYIVGRRCECDIDDDEEEKPEPKNMSFSASAMDLAEIGITLKANKTMQLIDMHLNRPKAGAVFTELCLAPLSLDRDRASYLVNMAAHELCAVESFGGAKEEDSAVCSYVLLLANLVYREEEVQELRERGIIQRGGGLTNEEALCFFTNFQNLRMGPRYYRIMQDIAIYRENSLIKTKIHGFLHNHKKAIAAVVTGIGAVGGIIGALLSIKKSI